From the Lolium rigidum isolate FL_2022 chromosome 2, APGP_CSIRO_Lrig_0.1, whole genome shotgun sequence genome, one window contains:
- the LOC124688560 gene encoding putative D-cysteine desulfhydrase 1, mitochondrial gives MLLRPSLPFAVTSTLPLCSRLAAVRRRSSVAATGMAGVSAASPAGAQIGSFLSKKPYAPPSWASHLSLAPSHIFSLGQFPTPIHKWNLPNLPEGTEVWIKRDDLSGMQLSGNKVRKLEFLLSDAVAQGADCVITVGGIQSNHCRATAVAAKYLNLDCYLILRTSKLLVDKDPGLVGNLLVERLLGAHIDLVSKEEYGKIGSVALADLLKKRLVEEGRKPYVIPVGGSNSLGTWGYVEAVREIEQQIQLSGDVQFDDIVVACGSGGTIAGLALGSKLSSLNAKVHAFSVCDDPEYFYDYVQGLIDGLQSGLDSHDIVTIEDAKGLGYAMNTTEELKFVKDIAAATGIVLDPVYSGKGVYGMLKDMSSNPAKWKGRKVLFIHTGGLLGLYDKVDQLSSLAGSWRRMDLEESLPRKDGTGKMF, from the exons ATGCTGCTCAGGCCGTCCCTCCCCTTCGCCGTCACTTCCACTCTCCCACTCTGCTCCCGcctcgccgccgtccgccggcgaaGCTCGGTCGCCGCTACCGGCATGgcaggagtctccgccgcctctccCGCCGGAGCACAAATCGGCAGCTTCCTCTCCAAGAAGCCCTACGCGCCGCCGTCCTGGGCCTCGCACCTCTCCCTCGCCCCTTCCCACATCTTCTCCCTCGGCCAG TTCCCAACCCCGATTCACAAATGGAATCTGCCAAACCTGCCAGAAGGCACGGAAGTATGGATCAAG CGGGACGACCTGTCCGGTATGCAGCTGAGCGGGAACAAGGTCCGGAAGCTCGAGTTTCTGCTGTCAGATGCCGTCGCGCAGGGCGCCGACTGCGTTATCACTGTTGGTGGCATCCAGAGCAATCATTGCCGTGCCACGGCGGTGGCTGCCAAGTATCTCAATCTTGATTGCTACCTGATACTGCGTACTTCCAAG CTTCTTGTGGATAAGGACCCCGGTCTGGTCGGCAATCTCCTTGTGGAGAGACTGCTGGGAGCGCACATTGATCTTGTTTCAAAAGAAGAATATGGGAAAATTGGGAGTGTG GCTTTAGCTGACTTGCTTAAAAAGAGGCTTGTGGAAGAAGGACGGAAGCCATACGTGATTCCCGTTGGTGGATCCAACTCACTTGGAACTTG GGGATATGTTGAAGCAGTAAGGGAAATTGAGCAGCAAATTCAGTTATCTGGTGATGTTCAGTTTGATGATATCGTTGTTGCCTGCGGCAG TGGTGGAACCATTGCTGGCCTTGCTTTAGGATCAAAATTGAGTAGCCTAAATGCAAAA GTCCATGCGTTCTCTGTTTGTGATGACCCTGAATACTTCTATGACTATGTTCAAGGCCTAATTGATGGACTTCAATCTGGCTTGGATTCACATGATATAGTCACCATTGAAGAT GCTAAGGGCTTAGGTTATGCAATGAACACCACCGAGGAGCTTAAGTTTGTTAAAGATATAGCAGCAGCAACAGGCATTGTGCTTGATCCAGTCTACAG TGGGAAGGGAGTATATGGAATGCTGAAAGACATGTCTAGCAATCCAGCCAAGTGGAAAGGGCGAAAAGTCCTCTTTATCCATACAGGTGGTCTTCTTGGGTTGTATGATAAGGTTGATCAGCTGTCATCTTTGGCTGGGAGTTGGCGCAGAATGGATCTCGAAGAATCTCTCCCACGCAAAGATGGCACTGGTAAGATGTTCTGA
- the LOC124693281 gene encoding probable cyclic nucleotide-gated ion channel 20, chloroplastic translates to MADQERDDIPMLLRNVELPKFPRSTSMCMPMRDEDYEEDTYVPHTGPLSSQPPAQTVSGNPFVGRRTPDRPPRHPQVKPVSKPQAVMPEEAGGNRWSHGGDGPKNEHLMMSGPLGQCDNPDCVNCPPACKNKRYFQRAPHHFDNKFHNILYAHQRGWKKSIERFLSYIPIMNPHAKIVQQWNQFFVISCLVAIFIDPLFFFLLSVQKDNKCIVLNWKFATGLAVVRSVSDAIYFMHMLLQFRLAYVAPESRVVGAGDLVDEPKKIAVHYLRGHFLLDFFVVLPLPQVMILVVIPRYVGLSTADIAKNYLRVTVLLQYVPRIIRFVPLLGGNQSATGFIFESAWANFVINLLMFVMSGHVVGSCWYLFGLQRVNQCLQNACSASKIPSCEVFRDCGRDFDTVGQPGLNWQKWYNDSASTSCFNTGDGSTFKYGIYQEAVMLATKRSAITRYIYSLFWGFQQISTLAGNLVPSYFEGEVLFTMAIVGLGLLLFALLIGNMQNFLQALGSRKLEMQLRRRDVEKWMSHRRLPEELRRRVRHAERFTWAATQGVNEEELLSNLPEDIQRDIRRHFFRFLNKVRLFTLMDWPILDAICDKLRQNLYISGSDILYQGGPVDKMVFIVRGKLESISADGSRAPLHDGDVCGEELLTWYLEHSSANKDGGKSRFHGMRLVAIRTVTCLTNVEAFVLRASDLEQVTSQFARFLRNPRVQGAIRYESPYWRTIAAARIQVAWRYRKRRLKRAERSRPSEEPDRKPTWSHYAFQH, encoded by the exons ATGGCCGATCAGGAGCGAGATGACATCCCGATGCTGCTACGAAACGTGGAGCTCCCAAAATTCCCCCGGAGCACGTCGATGTGCATGCCGATGAGGGACGAGGACTACGAGGAGGACACCTACGTGCCCCACACCGGCCCTCTGTCCAGCCAGCCGCCGGCCCAGACTGTGTCGGGCAACCCGTTTGTCGGCAGGCGCACGCCGGACAGGCCGCCGCGGCACCCGCAGGTGAAGCCGGTCAGCAAGCCGCAGGCTGTCATGCCGGAGGAGGCTGGGGGGAACAGGTGGTCTCACGGTGGGGATGGTCCCAAGAACGAGCATCTGATGATGTCAGGGCCTTTGGGGCAATGTGATAATCCGGATTGTGTCAACTGCCCTCCTGCGTGCAAGAACAAGAGATACTTTCAGAGAGCTCCGCATCATTTTGACAATAAG TTCCATAATATTCTCTATGCTCACCAACGTGGGTGGAAGAAGAGCATTGAGCGTTTCCTTTCATACATCCCGATCATGAATCCACACGCCAAGATTGTTCAACAGTGGAACCAATTCTTTGTGATATCCTGTCTGGTTGCCATCTTCATCGATCCTCTGTTCTTCTTCCTATTGTCAGTACAAAAG GATAACAAATGCATAGTGTTGAACTGGAAGTTCGCTACAGGGCTTGCCGTTGTGAGAAGTGTTTCTGATGCTATTTATTTTATGCACATGCTTCTTCAG TTCAGACTGGCTTATGTGGCTCCAGAGTCGAGAGTCGTGGGAGCTGGAGATTTAGTTGATGAGCCAAAGAAAATTGCTGTTCATTATCTCCGGGGACATTTTTTACTTGATTTCTTCGTCGTGCTTCCACTTCCTCAG GTGATGATATTGGTAGTCATTCCTAGATATGTTGGGTTATCAACAGCAGACATCGCCAAGAATTATTTGCGTGTCACTGTTCTTCTTCAGTATGTCCCCCGCATCATCAGATTTGTACCATTGCTTGGTGGCAATCAGTCTGCCACTGGATTCATATTTGAGTCAGCATGGGCTAATTTTGTGATCAACCTTCTAATGTTTGTTATGTCGGGACATGTTGTTGGTTCATGTTGGTACCTTTTCGGATTACAG AGGGTTAACCAATGCCTACAAAATGCCTGTTCCGCATCCAAAATTCCATCCTGTGAGGTTTTTCGAGACTGCGGACGCGACTTTGATACTGTGGGGCAACCTGGGTTAAATTGGCAGAAGTGGTATAATGATTCTGCCTCAACATCATGTTTCAATACTGGAGATGGTTCTACTTTCAAATACGGCATTTATCAGGAAGCTGTTATGCTGGCTACAAAACGCAGTGCTATTACACGTTATATATATTCATTATTTTGGGGGTTTCAG CAAATAAGCACTTTAGCtggaaatcttgtcccaagttacTTCGAAGGAGAAGTTCTCTTCACTATGGCTATTGTTGGTTTGGGACTGCTGCTTTTTGCACTACTTATCGGAAACATGCAAAATTTTCTCCAGGCTCTTGGAAGTCG GAAACTGGAAATGCAACTTCGACGGCGTGATGTTGAGAAGTGGATGAGCCATAGACGATTGCCTGAAGAATTGAGAAG GAGGGTTAGACATGCAGAAAGGTTCACCTGGGCAGCTACTCAAGGAGTAAACGAAGAGGAGCTTTTAAGTAATTTACCAGAAGATATCCAAAGGGACATACGGCGACACTTCTTTAGATTCCTTAATAAG GTTCGATTGTTCACCTTGATGGATTGGCCAATCTTGGATGCTATCTGTGACAAATTAAGACAAAACTTATATATTAGTGGGAGTGACATCCTTTATCAAGGTGGCCCTGTTGACAAAATGGTTTTCATAGTGAGAGGTAAGTTAGAAAGCATCAGCGCTGATGGTAGCAGGGCTCCATTACATGATGGAGATGTATGTGGAGAGGAGCTCCTCACATGGTACTTGGAACACTCTTCAGCAAATAAAG ATGGCGGGAAAAGCAGATTCCATGGTATGCGCTTGGTTGCTATTCGTACTGTGACATGTTTAACAAATGTTGAAGCTTTTGTACTTAGAGCAAGTGACCTCGAACAAGTTACTTCCCAGTTTGCACGGTTCTTGCGCAATCCACGAGTGCAGGGAGCGATCAG GTATGAATCGCCCTACTGGAGGACCATTGCTGCAGCGCGCATCCAAGTTGCATGGAGGTACCGTAAGAGGCGACTAAAGCGAGCAGAAAGATCAAGGCCGAGCGAAGAACCTGATCGTAAACCTACATGGTCTCATTATGCTTTTCAGCATTGA